The Vespula vulgaris chromosome 2, iyVesVulg1.1, whole genome shotgun sequence genome has a segment encoding these proteins:
- the LOC127072244 gene encoding RNA guanine-N7 methyltransferase activating subunit yields MTEEQKRFLEECEIEFKDRFTENDIEFMKIKRAIPKKPPIVDPWYNKPRKQPYDWGQQNQGHGSRNHNWDRRSLERGDRYDRHDGKHYVHYHNTKPY; encoded by the coding sequence ATGacagaagaacaaaaaagatttttagaaGAATgtgaaattgaatttaaagatCGTTTTACTGAAAACGATAttgaatttatgaaaattaaaagagcAATACCAAAAAAACCACCAATTGTAGATCCATGGTACAATAAACCACGTAAACAACCATATGATTGGGGTCAACAAAATCAAGGACATGGAAGCCGTAATCATAATTGGGACCGTAGAAGTCTTGAAAGAGGTGATAGATATGATCGTCATGATGGAAAACATTATGTTCATTATCATAATACGAAGCCATATTAA
- the LOC127061624 gene encoding solute carrier family 66 member 2 isoform X1, whose product MNDNYEQLTVKDVTSYVASLTIIFGGIIPYIPQYREIKRKRDAEGFSLYVCLTLLIANTLRILFWFGKHYETPLLIQSIIMIITMFTMIKLSVNVHNRSQIIKIKERVFTDLETKFFWKWTDFQSYLDFMLLFAIIGGILMYWFIDIPIFVEIVGFLAVLIEAMLGIPQFLRNFYNKSTSGMSNLLYNFSITMVSMWTLGDLFKTFYFVLREAPIQFEVCGALQIIIDIAILTQVYIYQKNTSMHPQVITRAD is encoded by the exons atGAACGATAATTACGAACAATTGACTGTCAAAGATGTAACTAGTTATGTTGCATccttaacaataatatttggTGGTATCATACCATATATACCACAGTATAgagaaatcaaaagaaaaagagatgcagaaggattttctttatatgtttGTTTGACATTATTGATTGCAAACACTCTTCGCATTTTATTTTG GTTTGGTAAGCATTATGAAACACCTCTTTTAATTCAAAGTATTATAATGATCATTACAATGTTTACTATGATCAAACTTTCTGTCAATGTACATAATAGAAGTCaaataattaagataaaagaacGAGTATTTACag ATTTGGAAACAAAGTTTTTTTGGAAATGGACAGATTTCCAATCTTACTTGGATTTTATGCTGCTGTTTGCTATCATAGGTGGAATATTAATGTATTGGTTTATAGATATACCCATATTTGTAGAAATTGTAGGTTTCCTTGCAGTATTAATAGAGGCAATGCTTGGAATACCACAATTTTtacgtaatttttataataaatctacAAGTGGAATGag TAATTTGCTTTATAATTTTAGTATAACAATGGTTAGCATGTGGACATTAGGAGATCTCTTTAagactttttattttgtattacgAGAAGCTCCAATTCAATTTGAGGTATGTGGTGCTCTtcaaattataatagatattgCAATACTGAcacaagtatatatttatcaaaagaatACATCAATGCATCCTCAAGTTATTACACGAGCTGATTag
- the LOC127061622 gene encoding mannose-6-phosphate isomerase, translating into MELICAVQNYDWGKYGTNSIVATLIKTANPKFIINEEKPYAELWMGTHPNGPSYLKEKDISLEEYIQKNTNVLGIEIQQKFGSSLPFLFKVLSIRKALSIQAHPDKKKAEQLHLQHPEIYKDSNHKPELAIALTEFGALCGFRPIEEIKEYFKLLPELRAVIGEDLVHECMIINDPENIVPFKKCFHSLMTCDHNLVMLQLEHLLERLAYLDKSSQVTLNGDLLQKLHLDYPGDVGCFGIYIFNYITLQPGEALYLAPNEPHAYIYGDCIECMACSDNVVRAGLTPKLKDVETLTEILTYKCESLFAKKFYGYFEDNYTEIFQPPVPDFAVAKILIPSDKMTYELIPRRTASILIIINGRAETHTSQILQKGSILFVHANEKIMLKILKEHCSLLMFQAFANV; encoded by the exons ATTGGGGTAAATATGGTACAAACAGTATTGTTGCAACATTAATTAAAACAGCAAATCCtaagtttataataaatgaagaaaaaccATATGCAGAACTATGGATGGGCACACATCCTAATGGTCCTTCATAtctaaaggaaaaagacaTTTCTTTAgaagaatatatacaaaaaaatacaaacgtaTTAGGTATTGAAATACAACAAAAATTTGGATCATCTTTACCTTTTTTGTTTAAAGTTTTATCTATAAGAAAAGCATTATCAATTCAAGCACATCCAGATAAG aaAAAGGCAGAACAATTACATTTGCAGCATCCTGAAATTTATAAGGATTCCAATCATAAACCTGAATTAGCAATAGCATTAACAGAATTTGGAGCTCTTTGTGGTTTTCGTCcaattgaagaaataaaagaatatttcaaattactACCTGAACTACGAGCAGTAATTGGTGAAGATTTAGTTCATGAAtgtatgataataaatgaCCCTGAAAATATAGTgccttttaaaaaatgttttcacaGTCTTATGACGTGTGACCATAATTTAGTAATGTTACAACTTGAACATTTGCTTGAAAGATTGGCATATTTGG ATAAATCATCTCAAGTAACATTGAACGGTGATCTATTGCAAAAACTTCATTTAGATTACCCTGGAGATGTTGGATgttttggtatatatatatttaattatatcacttTGCAACCAGGCGAGGCTTTGTATCTTGCTCCAAATGAaccacatgcatatatatatggtg attGTATAGAATGTATGGCATGCTCAGATAATGTAGTACGTGCTGGATTAACACCAAAGTTGAAAGATGTAGAAACATTAACagaaatattaacatataaatgTGAGTCATTGTTTGCTAAAAAATTTTATGGGTACTTTGAAGATAATTATACAGAGATATTTCAACCTCCAGTACCAGATTTTGCAGTAGCCAAAATTTTA ataccATCTGATAAAATGACATATGAATTGATTCCAAGAAGAACAGCtagtatattaattatcataaatgGTAGAGCAGAAACTCATACATCACAAATTCTTCAGAAAGgatctattttatttgttcatgcaaatgaaaaaattatgttgAAAATTCTAAAAGAACATTGCTCATTACTAATGTTTCAAGCATTTGCAaatgtataa
- the LOC127061624 gene encoding solute carrier family 66 member 2 isoform X2: protein MNDNYEQLTVKDVTSYVASLTIIFGGIIPYIPQYREIKRKRDAEGFSLYVCLTLLIANTLRILFWFGKHYETPLLIQSIIMIITMFTMIKLSVNVHNRSQIIKIKERVFTDLETKFFWKWTDFQSYLDFMLLFAIIGGILMYWFIDIPIFVEIVGFLAVLIEAMLGIPQFLRNFYNKSTSGMSITMVSMWTLGDLFKTFYFVLREAPIQFEVCGALQIIIDIAILTQVYIYQKNTSMHPQVITRAD, encoded by the exons atGAACGATAATTACGAACAATTGACTGTCAAAGATGTAACTAGTTATGTTGCATccttaacaataatatttggTGGTATCATACCATATATACCACAGTATAgagaaatcaaaagaaaaagagatgcagaaggattttctttatatgtttGTTTGACATTATTGATTGCAAACACTCTTCGCATTTTATTTTG GTTTGGTAAGCATTATGAAACACCTCTTTTAATTCAAAGTATTATAATGATCATTACAATGTTTACTATGATCAAACTTTCTGTCAATGTACATAATAGAAGTCaaataattaagataaaagaacGAGTATTTACag ATTTGGAAACAAAGTTTTTTTGGAAATGGACAGATTTCCAATCTTACTTGGATTTTATGCTGCTGTTTGCTATCATAGGTGGAATATTAATGTATTGGTTTATAGATATACCCATATTTGTAGAAATTGTAGGTTTCCTTGCAGTATTAATAGAGGCAATGCTTGGAATACCACAATTTTtacgtaatttttataataaatctacAAGTGGAATGag TATAACAATGGTTAGCATGTGGACATTAGGAGATCTCTTTAagactttttattttgtattacgAGAAGCTCCAATTCAATTTGAGGTATGTGGTGCTCTtcaaattataatagatattgCAATACTGAcacaagtatatatttatcaaaagaatACATCAATGCATCCTCAAGTTATTACACGAGCTGATTag